A window of Drosophila santomea strain STO CAGO 1482 chromosome X, Prin_Dsan_1.1, whole genome shotgun sequence genomic DNA:
GTCCGGTGCCGGAGGTGCCGGGCTGATCTTCTTCTGGCATATTTCCTCGCTGTACAAGCGGTACTTGCCCTAGGCGAGCCATTAACTCCGATTTAATACCTTGGGTTGGTAAACCCAACGCCGAAAGCCACCTTTTTAATTGGGTGACGGAAAGTTTGTTGAGATCGGCCTGATTCATTTCGTAGGTTCGACCACTTCTGAATTTGTGGAAGGCGGTAAAGATTACACACGCgacagttttatttctttctatCCTTCTTCTTTATTCGACTCGCAGCAACCGATTGACTCTTCATGTTCATTACATCAGCTTAACATTATCTTAACATAGGTTTAACATAGGTTATCGTGTAGTGTAAGTATCGATATATGAGTGTGCCCAGAGGGTCAGCCTACTACAGTACGTAGAAGTCGTTTCGAATACGATTTATCGTTGACTCGTGCATCATGTGATGTGATTTTTCAtggtaatattttgtaattaaaaatgcgaTTTGGGAGTTCTTTGACAGAACGATGGCGTTGTCAGGATTTATGTTATCGTTTCTTCCCTGAATGCGTAGTACGCCGTCTTCGTCCAGGTAAACGTTCAGGGCAATCAACGAGCTTGACTTGTCAATGGctgaattattttttagagCGGTTATTTCAGCTGAATACACCCTGGATTGCGCCTGTTTATATAGCCACGATTTTGCTCTATTTATGATTTCCGGATCTAACGTTGTCGGTAGTTGATTTCCTAGACATTTGGCACGTATTCTTTCAATGTATAGCACGAATGTTGCCACAGCTCTGTATAGGCGTCTCCAATCAGAGAAGTACTCTActgcaaaatcaaaatactTTAGTTTGTTTACAACAAAGATATGCTTATGTAGTTCACACGGCTCGCTGTTATCGAGAACAATGTCTTGTAGTGGCCATTCGCTTTCTGGCTTGACTAGGAAGTGAGGGCCTTTTAACCAGCGATTAGCGTCAGGTGTTTTGATGAATTTGGTAGCTGAGTCCGCAACGTTTTGCTTTGTGGGAATCCATCGCCATTGGTTTCGACTTGTGTTATCGATTATCTCCCCAACTCTATGCATAACGAAGGCTTGAAATTTCCGTGGGTCCATATCAAGCCACTGTAGAACGGTCTTAGAGTCTGTCCAGTATGTACTTGAATTGATGTTGAGCCTTCTAACATTCATGGCCTTTTTGGCGAGGCCCACTCCAATTACAGCGGCCAGTAGTTCCATGCGTGGTATTGAGACTGGTTTTAGTGGGGCGACCTTACATTTGGCTGCTACCAGTACTGTGTCGACGTCTGCTCCTCGCTTGATACGAAGATATGTGACTGCTGCGTAGGCGTACTCGCTCGCGTCTACAAACGTGTGTAGATCAATCTGGTCGGCATTCGGCAGCAAAGTGGAGTAGAAGCGAGGAAATTCCAGTTCGGTAGCTTGAAGCAGGACCGTTTTCCATTGTTGCCATGACGTGAGCAGGGCGTCGGGCAGTTCTTCGTCCCAGTCTATGCCTGCTCGCCATACTTTTTGCAGAAGCATTTTAAGGCCGATCGTGTAGCAGGATAACAGGCCCAAGGGATCAAAAATCGACATTAATACTTGTAGGGCTTCTCGGTTTGTTGGTATGGATTCTCCATTTAGGACGTCTCTTTTAAGTCTCGCGAATCTAAAAGTATACTTAAAAACGTCGTTTGAGGGTTCCCAATACATACCAAGAACCTTCCTCCGGGCCACCGTTCTTTGGGATGTTGTTCGGCTATTTGCCAATCTCCAAAATGTTTGAGGATAGCGGTAGAGTTCGAGATCCAATTTCTTATAGTGAATCCTCCCTCAGCATGAATGTCTCGGACTTTTGATGTTACTGCGATCGCCTCAGAGTCGTCGGTGTAGCTGTCTATAAGGTCGTCCACATAATGAGCCTTTGTAATTGACTCGAAAGCTCCCGCACATAGTGAGCAATACAAGGCGCGCAGCAAATTCCAAATGTCATTGCCCGCATGACGAATGTGCGGGGAGTTTTGTTGCCCTTGCTAAGCCACAGAAATCGTTGAACATGCATGTCGCTTTGCTGGATAGTTATTTGATGAAACATCTCAGCGATATCCGCGCACACGCCTATACGACCTACTCTGAATGCCATAAGAACCTCGGTTAGCGGGTTTAAGAAATCGGGTCCGTTCAGCATAAAGTCATTAAGGGATTTGCCGTGACTCTTTGCAGCTGCATCCCAAACcaatcttattttatttggcttgtTTTGGGTTTCGAGCGATGAATATAGGGAGGTACCACACACGGTTTATGTCCTCTGCTATATCTTTGGTTTCCAGTTCGAATGCGTAGTTTTTGTCGACTAGGTTGTCAATTTGGCCTTGAATTTGATCGAATAGCTCTGGattcttgttaattttttgtCGAAGACATTCGAGTCGTTTAAGTGCGTTTGAATAGCTTTCTGGGAGAATTACATTTTAGTCTCGCCAGAGCAGTCCAACTTGATAGCGACCATTTACTTTCTTGcaagttaacaacaaaaatgtttaaatccagaacaatgaaccccaataagcaagcttcaatctgcaagctcagcgtctgcataatttcctgcacacgccgagctgccaagcagaattcgataatttcctgcacacgccgagctgccaagtagAGTTCGAAGAATCTGATTGGTAACAACTTCCGCTCCCACCAATGCAAGTGATTCCAAGAAGACTGCACTGATTTGACCAGCAAAACATCAGCCGATGTCGTGGCCTATTGGAAAGCTACGGAGCCGACGCCAATCCTCTGCCACCAAGGGCAGCGCAGCTCACAGCCAAAGACTCACAGCTTGCTAGGGACAGCTTAGGGTAATTTagttgcaaattggatttatacaaataaagtcgttcttaactgaactccaatttattttattatttttttaccttgctaaccgcaaagtaattaactggctcccgaacagggaccggtGCGCGTACGATACAACAAAACGTTTTGTAAGTTCGCGGCTCGCAATAACATTTGCGGCAACCGGCCTAATCGCGAGTGACAAGAACGCGCAACTCACGGAAAATTAACATCTTTCGTTCGTTCAAATTCACTCTGGCATATCGAACTTAACTTGTTCATTTGCCCATCGGTGGACTCCAAGGACTGAAGGCAGGGCCAAAGACCACCCCTCAACCCTGTACGCATCGCTGGATCCCAAGTAGTCTTCATTAGATAAAAAGGATGAAACcaaccaaatttaaaaaaaaaactcaaaactaacaaacaaattgaacaaagaaacatataaatttaagtgaTCAATGAAAAACCGTAAAAcgataaaacaaacaaaaagatcaCAAAAGTGATATAACAAATTCCAACTTTACGATTCCCAAGGGACCCTCTAaagtaacgggtgttttttttagaggtatagaactttaagttggcattactgttcaagatggcgaccgatttaacagctgtcaagtgatttattctcagtttggtttggcaattcgtcatgcgtgcttacaaaatccaactcgtgcaagaattgaaaccaaacgatcatcaagcaaggcgtagattcgtcgaatgggcccaaaacgagattgctgttgttcccgatttttcataagcctccaagatcttgtgatttaacaccgctagactactttttgtggggctatgtaaagtcattggtctatgcggataagccacaaacgctaaaccatttggaagacaacattcgccgtgttattgccgatatacggccaaatgttggaaaaagtcattgcaaattggacgtccagattggactacatccgagccagccgtggcggtcatatgccagaaatcatatttaaaatgtaatgccacaagattatctttcatgtcaataaaattcatgtcaatcgaataatccatcgttgttttattgcaatttaaagttctatacctctaaaaaaaaacaccctatacaagGAAAAACCAGCCACTggttataaaattttaatttaataattaattaataattaattaattaatttaataaaaaaaaaatacaaaaacatattattttcaagacacaaaaacatattattttcaagtaaaaaCACAAGGTCTTACTAACCCAATCCAAACATAATTAGAGATAAGCTCCATCATTTGCTCCCTTGATCTTTTTTAAAACTCGACCCATTCTTAGTTCGGTTTTACTTATTGTTTTATGGCTAACGCGAACAACCTGATAAGACCCTCGATACTTAGTGCCGAAGCGACTAGACAACGCGTCAGACAACAGGAAGAATTAGAACACAATAGAATCATGGTCGAAAATGTAGACAGAGCTGCATTAGCAGCCACAATTAGCGAAATCCTAGCACAACAATTACCAAGTTTCTTGAGACGCCTCAATTCTTCTGAAGAATACGCAAACGTAACAGACCAGGTAATTGCCCCAGAGCATGCAGGGAACTTAGGCGATTTAGACCGAGTACCGGATATAGTTAAATCTATCCGGGACTTTTCAGGTGATCCGTCCGAATTTAGTTCTTGGAAGAAAGGAGTAGACCGTATCTTAGAAGCATACTATGGTAATTGGCTAATATTATTGTGGAattcaattatatatttaaatattgtcaGACCAGCATGAAATAAACAGGCACTttgatgttttattttctgtgtcaCTTTATTGTAAGAACTGCACACGCTCGCTTTCATAAATCGACTGACGACGCGTAGATCATGAGTACACACACAAAGCCACATACCACAAAGCTACAAAAGACAGAATGAAGATAAGCTACAATAAGCAATTCATCTTCTCTCTATCCTACTCTCTGCTATGCAGGAGTATATGTAAGCTATGTGACTTttgcacacatacatactttCCAACACGCCACCTCAAAAGTTACATTGCTGTACTTTTATTACTAACAAGACTGTGCATGTCCTTCTGGGGAATAATTTTGATCCAGCATTCGCTGCGAGGAGTTGGGGAAACCCAGTAAAACCCAATCAGATCAATCGAACATATTATTTACATTAATTCAGTtttgcaaacaattttaactaaaaattaacattatttCGTCTTTGtaagaaattcaaaattataaaataaacagttttatttattaaattaaattaaatgttactTTATTTCACGAGCCCCAGTTCAGTCTGGTTCCTCTGTAGTTTAATCCAAGaatattatgttttaattCATTCTGAGAGTCCAAGTCCACTTCTCAATGTAATGAATCTTGCAGATGGTAACGGCTTAGTAAGTATATCAGCAAGTTGTAAATCTGTAGAAATATACTTAATACAAATAAGTTTACTTTCAACTTGTTCTCTTGTAAAATGATATTTAATGTCTATGTGCTTAGTTCTCTTGTGGCAAGTTGGGTTATTTGCAATACTAATACAACCTTGATTATCTTCATAGATATCTATTGGACTATTTAATTCTAGCTTAATTTCAACCAATAAAGACTTCAGCCATAAGGCTTCTCTAACACCTTCAAATAAGGCCATGTACTCTGCTTCGGTGGATGAAGCTGCAAcagatttttgtttcattGTGCTCCATGAAATTAAACAactttcaaacattttaaataaataaccagTAGTACTTCTTCTGTCTGTCTCATTTCCTGCCCAATCAGAATCAACATATCCAATAAGAATATTACTAAACTGTACATTTTTCTCAAACTTCAATCTCAAATCAACAGTTCCTTTTAAATACCTTAAAACTCTTTTAAGACATAGCCATAATTCcttattattgttgttcgTATATCGACTTAGAATACTTATTGATGTACTTAAGTCTGGGCGAGTACATAACATGATGTACATCAAACAACCAATCAAGTTTCTACATGGTGCCTCATATGATTCTTCAGATTGTAGAGCCTCATAGTTTAGTTTGCTTGGGAGAGGTGTACTAACTGCATTGCAGTCTTCCATATTAAACTTTCTTAACACATTCTTTATATATGCAGATTGACTGAGACATATCTGACTtttatttctatcaattttAATTCCGATAAAATATCGAACTTCTTTTAAGTCagtcattttaaatttatttagaagGTATGATTTGAATTTAGACATTGTTTCGGATTTACTAGTGGCAATTATTACATCGTCcacatataataaaatatagatATTATCTAAGAAATTTCCTTTATCTAAAATATAGATACAGCGATCAACTTTTAGATTTTCAAATCCAACATCTTTAAGcacattttcaaaaacttcAAACCAGCATCTTGCGGCTTGTTTAAGGCCATAAATAGCTTTATTAAGCTTGCATACTGCATTCTCATCGCAGTATGGCAACCCTTTTGGAACCTTCATGTAGATTTCATCTTTTAGTGTTCCATTTAAGAATGCTGTTTTCACATCCATATGATGGACTTGTAAATTGTATTGGTTTGAAAGGGccaacaaaaatcgaaaactgGTAATTCGTGCAACTGGTGCAAATGTCTCATCATAATCAGTCATATATTCTTGTGTAAAGCCTCGTGCTACTAGCCTTGCTTTATACTTTACTAAGTTTCCAAACTCATCTTGTTTAATACTAAAAACCCATTTACAATCTactatgtttttattattaggCTTCTGCACCAAACTccatgttttattttctgaatGTGAATCAAGTTCATCTTGTATGGCTTTTTCCCAAAAAGATCTGTCATCacgaaattcaatttcgtcAATTGTACTGGGAATATCATTTAAACAGACTTGAGTATTCATTAGacatttttctaaaaatcTATACGATAGTTTAGGTTTACCTTTATTTCTTTCACTGCGTCTGATTTCTTGCTCACATTTGTTATCTTTTATTTCATCACCAGTTTCTATAACTGGATCGGCATTCTTTAGACATGTGGAATTTTCACTATGTTGTACATTCATCCTTGAATCAACAGATTCATCATTTTCCACCATTGGAAAATCTGACTCTTCATTTTCTTCATTTAAAGAATCATCAACACTTTCAAGTTGAACCTCCGAGTCTTCTTCATGTACCAACTTAGACTTTAACATGTTTATTTCATCCACCACAACATCCCTAGCTGTCATAAATTGTCTCGATTTCTCATTCCACAATTTGTACCCATTTGGTTCATAACCGACAAGTATTGTTTTAATTGACTTGTCATCAAATTTtcttttatgcattttattaaGTGCATATACTGTTGAACCAAATATCCTAAGATATTTTAAGATTGGCTTTTTATTATGCCACATTTCATATGGTGTCTTCTTTTCTTTCAACGCTCTACTTGGGGACCTGTTAATTAAGTATGTTGCTGTTAAAACAGCTTCACCccaaaaacatttattaagcTTAGAGCTATTAATCATTGATCGAGCCTTTTCTGTGATTGTTCTAATCATCCGCTCTGACACACCATTCAATTGTGGAGTATGAGGAATCGTTAAATGATAGCTTATGCCTTTTTCAACACAGAAATCacgcatttcatttgaaagATACTCCCTACCGTTATCTATATAAAGGTTtactaattttaaattgaaatgagcCTCACTCTTGGCGATAAAATCTTTATATACAGAGAAAACATctgatttatatttaattatatatgtcACACAGTAATGTGTGTATTCATCAATAAAAACAacgtaatagtttttattatCAATAGTAGAGGGTGTGATTGGCCCACAGACATCGGAATGGACTACAAACAAAGGTCTCTGgatattttctttgtttttaaatttattaaattttaatctAGATTGCTTGCCGTTTATACAAGCCTCACATAGATCTTGATTTAGCTCTATGtcttttaatatatttatatcttcaaatagttcattttgttttatctCTAAGAATTTGCCTGCACTTATATGACCCAATCTTTCATGCCACAAGCGATACTCAGCACTATTTCTAACTTTTGATGTGTATACTCTACTATTCATGTTAAATCTTATTATTGGTACATTGTACTCACATGTTCCATCAAACGCTAGATTACCATCTTTAGTTACTCTGATGCCATCCGGGTTAAACTCAACCGTCATTCCAGCATCTTGCATCTTCTTCACTGATAATAGATTATGTGGAATTTCTTTACAGTACAGCACATTCTTCAGCGTTATTTTCCTTCCACTACTGGTAAGGTTAACCACTCCTTTTGCAGTTGCATGTATGTACTCTCCACGCTTTGCAATTTCGATGGCAATATGATTTTGCAAGTTTTCATGTTCAGAAAACAACGACATATCATTGATGAGATGATCTGATGCACCGGAGTCCAGGATGAATTCAATCAGCcccatatttttatttatgttttccttTCTAATCATGAATGCAAAGCCTCGTTGAGAATTGGTTGTTGCAATTTGAGCTT
This region includes:
- the LOC122756549 gene encoding uncharacterized protein LOC122756549, translating into MLNGPDFLNPLTEVLMAFRQGQQNSPHIRHAGNDIWNLLRALYCSLCAGAFESITKAHYVDDLIDSYTDDSEAIAVTSKVRDIHAEGGFTIRNWISNSTAILKHFGDWQIAEQHPKERWPGGRFARLKRDVLNGESIPTNREALQVLMSIFDPLGLLSCYTIGLKMLLQKVWRAGIDWDEELPDALLTSWQQWKTVLLQATELEFPRFYSTLLPNADQIDLHTFVDASEYAYAAVTYLRIKRGADVDTVLVAAKCKVAPLKPVSIPRMELLAAVIGVGLAKKAMNVRRLNINSTIDKSSSLIALNVYLDEDGVLRIQGRNDNINPDNAIVLSKNSQIAFLITKYYHEKSHHMMHESTINRIRNDFYVL